The following are from one region of the Streptomyces tuirus genome:
- a CDS encoding arsenate reductase/protein-tyrosine-phosphatase family protein: MTAPGSGRGIGNGESAAEITTTFVGLPRDSFRILHVSTGNVCRSPITERLTRHAVRERLGILGGGLIVESAGTWGHEGAPMESHAETVLADFGADASGFTGRELLDEHVIRADLVLTATRDHRAQVISMGHSAGLRTFTLKEFTRLVKAIDPATLPPLEEGVVIRARALVRAAAALRGWLLAPTAEADEVYDPYGAPLTFFRSIGDEIHQALDPVVTALTGVPAKT, from the coding sequence TTGACGGCCCCTGGATCGGGGCGTGGCATAGGCAACGGGGAAAGCGCGGCGGAGATCACGACGACCTTCGTGGGACTTCCGCGCGACAGCTTCCGCATCCTCCACGTCAGCACCGGCAACGTGTGCCGCTCGCCCATCACCGAGCGGCTGACCCGGCATGCCGTGCGGGAGCGGCTCGGGATCCTGGGCGGCGGGCTGATCGTGGAGAGCGCCGGCACCTGGGGCCACGAGGGCGCGCCCATGGAGTCCCACGCGGAGACCGTCCTGGCCGACTTCGGCGCGGACGCCTCCGGCTTCACCGGGCGCGAGCTCCTCGACGAGCACGTGATCCGCGCCGACCTGGTGCTGACCGCCACCCGGGACCACCGGGCGCAGGTCATCTCCATGGGGCACTCGGCGGGCCTGCGCACCTTCACGCTCAAGGAGTTCACCCGCCTGGTCAAGGCCATCGACCCGGCGACCCTGCCGCCCCTGGAGGAGGGCGTGGTCATCCGCGCGCGTGCCCTGGTCCGCGCCGCGGCCGCTCTACGCGGGTGGCTGCTCGCGCCGACCGCCGAGGCGGACGAGGTCTACGACCCCTACGGCGCGCCCCTGACGTTCTTCCGTTCCATCGGGGACGAGATACACCAGGCACTCGATCCGGTCGTCACGGCCCTCACGGGCGTCCCCGCAAAGACGTAA
- a CDS encoding serine hydroxymethyltransferase, which produces MTVTPAIEADVLRRQDPELADILLGERERQSTTLQLIAAENFTSPAVLAALGSPLANKYAEGYPGARYHGGCEIVDVAERLAVDRARALFGADHANVQPHSGSSAVLAAYAALLRPGDTVLALGLPYGGHLTHGSPANFSGRWFDFVGYGVEAESGLIDHEQVRTLARTRRPKAIVCGSIAYPRHVDHAFFREVADEVGAYLIADAAHPLGLVAGRAAPNPVPFADIVCGTTHKVLRGPRGGMILCRAELAERVDRAVFPFTQGGAQMHTIAAKAVAFGEAATPAFHAYAHQVVANARVLAAWLAAAGMVVTTGGTDTHLITADPAPLGVDGRTARGRLAAAGLVMDSCALPHGDARGLRLGTAAITTQGMGEAEMVRIAELITGVLRGVTETSRAREDVRELAGGFPPYPA; this is translated from the coding sequence ATGACGGTCACCCCTGCCATCGAGGCCGACGTCCTGCGCCGCCAGGACCCCGAGCTCGCCGACATCCTGCTCGGGGAGCGGGAGCGGCAGTCGACGACACTCCAGCTGATCGCCGCCGAGAACTTCACCTCCCCGGCCGTGCTGGCCGCGCTCGGGTCACCGCTGGCCAACAAGTACGCCGAGGGCTATCCGGGGGCGCGCTACCACGGCGGCTGCGAGATCGTCGACGTCGCCGAACGCCTCGCGGTCGACCGGGCCAGGGCGTTGTTCGGCGCCGACCACGCCAACGTCCAGCCGCACTCGGGCTCTTCGGCGGTGCTCGCCGCCTATGCCGCCCTGCTCCGCCCCGGGGACACCGTCCTGGCGCTCGGCCTGCCCTACGGCGGGCACCTCACGCACGGCTCGCCCGCGAACTTCTCCGGCCGCTGGTTCGACTTCGTCGGCTACGGCGTGGAGGCCGAGTCCGGGTTGATCGACCACGAGCAGGTGCGCACGCTGGCCCGCACGCGCCGGCCCAAGGCGATCGTGTGCGGCTCGATCGCCTACCCGCGCCATGTCGACCACGCCTTCTTCCGCGAGGTCGCCGACGAGGTGGGCGCGTACCTGATCGCGGACGCCGCGCACCCCCTCGGCCTCGTCGCGGGGAGAGCGGCCCCGAATCCGGTGCCGTTCGCGGACATCGTCTGCGGGACCACCCACAAGGTGCTGCGGGGTCCGCGCGGCGGCATGATCCTGTGCCGCGCGGAGCTGGCCGAGCGGGTCGACCGGGCCGTGTTTCCTTTCACACAGGGTGGTGCGCAGATGCACACCATCGCCGCCAAGGCGGTCGCCTTCGGGGAGGCGGCAACACCGGCGTTCCACGCGTACGCCCATCAGGTGGTGGCGAATGCGCGGGTTCTGGCGGCCTGGCTGGCCGCGGCGGGCATGGTCGTCACCACGGGCGGCACGGACACCCATCTGATCACCGCCGACCCGGCCCCGCTCGGCGTCGACGGGCGCACCGCCCGGGGCCGTCTCGCCGCCGCGGGCCTGGTCATGGACTCCTGCGCGCTGCCGCACGGCGACGCCCGGGGGCTCAGGCTCGGTACGGCCGCGATCACCACACAGGGCATGGGCGAGGCGGAGATGGTCCGCATCGCCGAGCTGATCACCGGGGTGCTGCGGGGTGTGACGGAGACCTCGAGAGCCCGTGAAGATGTGCGGGAGCTGGCCGGTGGATTTCCGCCGTATCCCGCCTGA
- a CDS encoding MraY family glycosyltransferase yields the protein MREYLLTLCITAAVTYLLTGPVRKFAIVAGAMPEIRARDVHREPTPRLGGIAMFFGLCAGLLVADHLTNLNQVFETSNEPRALLSGAALIWLIGVLDDKFEIDALIKLGGQMIAAGVMVVQGLTILWLPIPGVGSVALTQWQGTLLTVALVVITINAVNFVDGLDGLAAGMVCIAATAFFLYAYRIWYSYGIEAAAPATLFAAILMGMCLGFLPHNMHPARIFMGDSGSMLIGLVLAAGAISVTGQVDPDALNLYVGSEKEAVHQTVPVYIPLLLPLTIIAVPAADLILAIVRRTWRGQSPFAADRGHLHHRLLEIGHSHSRAVLIMYFWSALIAFGALAYSVNSASMWIVLGVVFLSAIGLLLLLLPRFTPRTPRWMERFVPPRYRRRGSVAALSPEASTPAPTDQSVPAGAENRTPVVSGVAGVNGATAIGPRSRLADRRKAGTR from the coding sequence GTGCGTGAATACCTCCTGACGCTCTGCATCACGGCCGCGGTGACGTATCTGCTGACAGGGCCGGTACGGAAGTTCGCGATCGTGGCCGGAGCGATGCCGGAGATCCGGGCGCGTGACGTGCACCGGGAGCCCACTCCGCGCCTCGGCGGTATCGCGATGTTCTTCGGCCTGTGCGCGGGCCTGCTGGTCGCCGACCATCTGACCAATCTCAACCAGGTCTTCGAGACGTCGAACGAACCCCGGGCGCTGCTGTCCGGAGCGGCCCTGATCTGGCTGATCGGGGTGCTGGACGACAAGTTCGAGATCGACGCCCTGATCAAGCTGGGCGGCCAGATGATCGCCGCGGGCGTGATGGTCGTGCAGGGTCTGACGATCCTGTGGCTGCCGATCCCGGGCGTCGGCTCGGTCGCGCTCACCCAGTGGCAGGGCACCCTGCTCACGGTCGCGCTGGTCGTCATCACCATCAACGCGGTCAACTTCGTCGACGGCCTGGACGGCCTCGCGGCGGGCATGGTCTGCATCGCGGCCACGGCGTTCTTCCTGTACGCCTACCGCATCTGGTACTCGTACGGCATCGAGGCCGCCGCCCCGGCCACCCTCTTCGCCGCCATCCTGATGGGCATGTGCCTGGGCTTCCTGCCGCACAACATGCACCCGGCGCGGATCTTCATGGGCGACTCGGGCTCGATGCTGATCGGTCTGGTCCTGGCCGCCGGCGCGATCTCCGTCACGGGCCAGGTCGACCCGGACGCGCTCAACCTGTACGTCGGGTCGGAGAAGGAGGCCGTGCACCAGACGGTCCCCGTCTATATCCCGCTGCTGCTGCCGCTGACGATCATCGCGGTGCCTGCCGCCGACCTGATCCTGGCGATCGTGCGCCGGACCTGGCGCGGGCAGTCCCCGTTCGCCGCCGACCGCGGGCACCTGCACCACCGGCTGCTGGAGATCGGCCACTCGCACAGCCGCGCGGTGCTGATCATGTACTTCTGGTCGGCGCTGATCGCCTTCGGGGCGCTCGCCTACTCGGTCAACTCGGCGTCCATGTGGATCGTGCTGGGTGTGGTGTTCCTCAGCGCGATCGGGCTGCTCCTGCTTCTGCTGCCGCGCTTCACGCCGCGCACCCCGCGCTGGATGGAGCGCTTCGTGCCGCCGCGCTACCGGCGCCGCGGTTCGGTCGCGGCCCTCTCACCCGAGGCCTCCACCCCGGCGCCGACGGACCAGTCCGTCCCGGCCGGGGCCGAGAACCGCACGCCCGTGGTGTCCGGGGTGGCCGGCGTCAATGGGGCGACCGCCATCGGACCCCGTTCGCGTCTGGCCGACCGGCGCAAGGCGGGGACAAGGTAA